The following proteins are co-located in the Flectobacillus major DSM 103 genome:
- a CDS encoding DoxX family protein — protein sequence MKNVKISTRLNSLLFAESTNTQQAIVLLCFRVLLSLELIVVHGLKKLGIPNGVAEVIPNPYNMPLWINENIALAANLICPILVILGLFTRLATLPILAVTLSGYFIVHGHDSLLVRDIPFMYSLCFLFLTFTGAGKYSLDTIIAKNTINHD from the coding sequence ATGAAAAATGTAAAAATAAGTACTCGACTAAATAGTTTGTTATTCGCTGAGTCTACCAATACACAACAAGCTATTGTATTGCTGTGTTTCAGGGTGTTATTGAGCCTCGAACTGATTGTGGTTCATGGTTTGAAAAAGCTGGGTATTCCCAACGGCGTTGCCGAGGTTATTCCAAATCCCTATAATATGCCCCTTTGGATTAACGAGAATATCGCCTTAGCAGCCAATTTGATTTGCCCTATTTTGGTGATATTGGGGCTATTTACTCGCTTGGCAACACTACCTATTTTGGCCGTAACACTTTCTGGATACTTTATTGTACATGGTCACGACAGCTTATTGGTCAGAGACATTCCTTTTATGTATAGCCTTTGTTTTTTGTTTCTAACCTTCACTGGTGCAGGAAAATACAGTTTAGATACTATCATCGCCAAAAATACAATTAATCATGACTAA
- a CDS encoding DMT family transporter has product MTKVLWILLVVLAGALLPIQAGLNTKMGKVIESPVWASLISFAVGTLAMLTYAGITKQGFNLAEFRNIPAHTWVAGVLGAFYVTTIVLAFPRLGPALTFGLVVAGQLFISLVLDHFNILVQVQHSINIYRVVGVLLIIAGVVIIRSF; this is encoded by the coding sequence ATGACTAAGGTTTTATGGATTCTTTTGGTAGTCTTAGCAGGGGCTTTACTACCCATTCAAGCGGGCTTGAATACTAAAATGGGCAAAGTTATCGAAAGTCCTGTTTGGGCTTCTCTTATATCATTTGCTGTGGGTACGCTAGCCATGCTAACCTACGCTGGAATTACTAAACAAGGCTTTAATCTTGCCGAGTTTCGAAATATCCCAGCCCATACTTGGGTAGCAGGTGTGTTAGGAGCTTTTTATGTAACCACTATCGTATTGGCTTTTCCTCGACTAGGGCCTGCTCTTACGTTTGGTCTTGTAGTGGCGGGCCAACTATTTATTTCGCTTGTACTCGACCATTTCAATATTCTCGTACAGGTACAACATAGCATCAATATCTACCGAGTCGTAGGTGTGTTACTCATCATTGCGGGCGTAGTGATTATTCGCTCGTTTTAA
- a CDS encoding alpha/beta fold hydrolase: MSKITVKDGTEIYYKDWGTGQPLFFHHGWPLSSDDWDAQMMFFVNQGFRVIAHDRRGHGRSTQTANGHDMDTYAADVAELTEVLDLRDAVHIGHSTGGGEVIRYVAKHGQGRVAKAILISAVTPIMVQTESNPEGIPMSVFEEIREGTATKRPQYFQDFTIPFFGYNREGAVISQGVRDNWWRQGMMGGIVAHYNCVKVFSETDFTEDLKAVDIPVLVLHGEDDQIVPFELTAVKAVKLLKNGTLISYPGFPHGMPTTEAATINADILAFVKS, translated from the coding sequence ATGAGCAAGATTACAGTAAAAGACGGAACAGAAATTTATTACAAAGATTGGGGAACAGGACAACCTCTCTTTTTTCACCACGGGTGGCCACTATCGAGCGATGACTGGGATGCACAAATGATGTTTTTTGTGAATCAAGGTTTTAGAGTAATTGCTCATGATCGTCGTGGACATGGCAGGTCAACACAAACAGCCAATGGCCACGATATGGATACTTATGCAGCCGATGTAGCCGAACTCACTGAAGTCCTCGACTTACGTGATGCCGTACACATTGGGCATTCTACTGGTGGTGGCGAGGTGATTCGTTATGTGGCGAAACACGGTCAAGGAAGAGTAGCAAAAGCGATTTTGATTAGTGCCGTAACACCTATTATGGTTCAAACAGAGAGTAATCCAGAAGGTATTCCGATGTCGGTATTTGAAGAAATTCGTGAAGGAACAGCTACCAAACGCCCACAATATTTTCAGGATTTTACGATTCCATTTTTTGGGTATAACCGTGAAGGTGCTGTTATTTCGCAGGGGGTTCGTGATAACTGGTGGAGGCAAGGAATGATGGGTGGTATTGTTGCACATTATAACTGTGTGAAGGTATTTTCTGAAACAGATTTTACCGAAGACCTCAAAGCTGTGGATATTCCAGTACTTGTACTGCATGGCGAAGATGACCAAATTGTTCCCTTTGAACTTACCGCAGTAAAAGCTGTGAAGCTTTTGAAAAACGGTACGCTTATTTCTTACCCAGGTTTTCCTCACGGAATGCCAACGACAGAAGCAGCCACCATCAATGCCGATATTTTAGCATTTGTTAAATCATAA
- a CDS encoding Dps family protein, whose product MNKGAEIGITETYRANVALELSKILADEFVLYTKTRNAHWNVEGADFYAIHKFFENQYEQLDEAMDDVAERIRAIGHYAPATLKIYLQLTHLSEESREDNDSTGYIKELLADHQTVIIHLRENINKFATEYHDLGTSDFITGLMETHEKMAWMLRAHLK is encoded by the coding sequence ATGAATAAAGGAGCAGAAATAGGAATCACCGAAACATATAGAGCAAATGTTGCCCTAGAACTTTCCAAAATTTTAGCCGACGAATTTGTACTTTATACCAAAACCAGAAATGCCCACTGGAATGTAGAAGGAGCAGATTTTTATGCGATTCATAAGTTTTTTGAAAACCAATACGAGCAATTAGACGAAGCGATGGATGATGTTGCCGAAAGAATCCGTGCGATCGGGCATTATGCACCTGCAACCCTAAAAATCTACTTGCAACTTACGCATCTCAGTGAAGAGTCTCGTGAGGACAACGACAGTACGGGCTATATCAAAGAGCTTTTGGCCGACCATCAAACAGTGATAATTCATCTGCGAGAAAATATCAACAAGTTTGCTACTGAATACCACGATTTAGGAACAAGCGATTTTATTACAGGCTTGATGGAAACTCACGAAAAAATGGCTTGGATGTTAAGAGCCCATTTAAAATAA
- a CDS encoding YoaK family protein — protein sequence MKEPKPYIGLLTFLLASVAGCCDTVTFVSGKSIFSAHVTGNFIVFAAQAIANNHTSSWLQLTTFPVFVIAVMVGGWLSGQFLNRYVLLLVESVLLLLAALATCIVPTWYNLNNGHGIYLIVMMVVFALGLQNAFGKLYSQDTHGPTTMMTGNVTQLALDFGNLFRSRFTTWPSLKESIQKQLFTIGGFLFGCLLGALLANLMALKALFLPSLALLICSAFLLRTTKNNM from the coding sequence ATGAAAGAGCCAAAACCCTATATTGGTTTATTAACCTTTCTATTGGCAAGTGTGGCAGGATGTTGCGACACAGTAACGTTTGTGTCGGGAAAGTCCATTTTTTCGGCACACGTTACAGGTAATTTTATTGTTTTTGCAGCACAAGCAATTGCCAATAACCATACTTCTTCGTGGCTTCAGCTTACTACTTTTCCTGTATTTGTAATCGCTGTGATGGTAGGTGGTTGGCTAAGTGGTCAATTCCTTAATCGGTATGTATTGTTGCTTGTCGAGAGTGTATTACTGCTACTGGCTGCTTTGGCTACGTGTATTGTACCAACGTGGTATAATCTAAACAATGGTCATGGTATTTATCTTATTGTAATGATGGTGGTATTTGCTTTGGGATTACAAAATGCTTTTGGTAAATTGTATAGCCAAGACACGCATGGCCCAACAACCATGATGACAGGAAATGTAACACAGTTGGCCCTAGATTTTGGTAATCTATTTCGCAGCAGATTTACCACTTGGCCAAGCTTAAAAGAAAGTATTCAAAAACAATTATTTACCATTGGAGGTTTTTTGTTTGGATGCCTTCTTGGAGCTCTTTTAGCCAACCTTATGGCCTTAAAAGCCCTTTTTCTACCCAGTTTAGCTTTATTGATATGTAGTGCTTTTTTACTCCGTACCACCAAAAACAATATGTAA
- a CDS encoding histidine kinase dimerization/phosphoacceptor domain -containing protein, with amino-acid sequence MEKNVPLLNRQTSLVAFVCYVVLCICSPQNSFGKEKKQIQTIREGLKNLPENSPQRVDFLIEYGRYCLEKTGELKVDLDSAFVFQQQALALAKQLSYISGIADAMILEGRIYHEMQLRNKAIIQLKRAFLYAKKHKLYAQQGDFFTNFTQFHNNELTGIDTKIGYYIKAIQLYHKANAQEDEATSRKMLGDYYSILGKSNEAIEQLDLALKIYQDIHFKDLQGVYNIMSGVYSQMGNYELAIKYGLLAVKTAESLGDESLQLSSIYNKLGISYLYLGQYQRALESWQKAATIAEKYQDADYLRIIYDNIVNAYSGLKKFKLALNQLVYIEKNYPPNDYHTRLMLQYRYTMLYLDLKQHDKAKPHFAKLLELNKDTSKDIMNQMYINHAAIRYYIETKQSDKAYSFLIDQDKISRSVSNKKMLYENYLTWFKADSAIGNLSEAIKHYKLYKVYSDSVMNAQKAKQISNLQIQFDTEQKDKNILFLTQKNELQNATIRNDRIIKTISISGTIVLILLLLLGYNRYQLKQKNNLQLEQKQKEINQQNDLLKRLLNEKEWLIREIHHRVKNNLQIVISLLNTQSAHLQNLDALEAIQNSQHRMHAISLIHQKLYQTENLATIDMEWYIWELVSYTKESFMLDKKLSFDLVTEPITLDVGQAVPIGLILNEAISNAVKYAFPTKEGQIKIILKAVSEKCCKLSISDNGVGLPEGFDITESDSLGMSLMRGLSEQIEGIFDIQNQQGLTITVIFPIKTELEHSIVHS; translated from the coding sequence ATGGAAAAAAATGTACCCTTGCTAAATAGGCAAACTTCGTTGGTAGCTTTTGTATGCTATGTTGTATTGTGTATTTGTAGTCCACAAAATAGTTTTGGTAAAGAGAAAAAACAAATTCAGACTATTCGAGAAGGGCTAAAGAATTTACCAGAGAATAGTCCTCAGAGAGTTGATTTTTTGATTGAATATGGACGTTACTGTTTAGAGAAAACAGGCGAGCTCAAAGTGGATTTAGACAGTGCCTTTGTTTTTCAGCAACAAGCTTTGGCATTGGCTAAGCAGCTTTCGTACATCAGTGGTATTGCCGATGCCATGATTCTTGAAGGAAGAATCTATCATGAAATGCAGCTTCGTAATAAAGCTATTATTCAGCTTAAACGGGCATTTCTTTATGCTAAAAAACACAAGTTATATGCCCAGCAAGGTGACTTTTTTACCAATTTTACCCAGTTTCACAACAACGAACTCACAGGAATAGACACTAAAATTGGCTATTATATCAAAGCTATTCAATTATATCATAAAGCTAATGCCCAAGAAGACGAAGCTACTTCTCGGAAAATGCTGGGCGACTATTACAGTATTTTGGGTAAATCAAACGAAGCCATTGAACAGCTAGATTTGGCCTTGAAAATTTATCAAGACATTCATTTCAAAGATTTGCAAGGCGTATATAATATAATGTCGGGCGTGTACTCGCAGATGGGTAATTACGAACTGGCTATAAAATATGGTCTGTTGGCTGTAAAAACAGCCGAATCGCTCGGCGATGAAAGCTTGCAGCTGAGTTCTATTTATAACAAATTAGGGATCAGTTATCTTTATTTAGGTCAATATCAAAGAGCTTTGGAAAGCTGGCAAAAAGCAGCAACGATTGCCGAAAAATACCAAGATGCCGATTATCTCAGAATTATTTATGACAATATTGTTAATGCTTATTCAGGATTAAAAAAATTCAAGCTTGCCCTAAATCAACTCGTATATATTGAGAAAAATTATCCGCCCAATGATTATCATACTCGACTTATGCTTCAGTACCGCTACACAATGCTATACTTAGACTTGAAGCAGCATGATAAGGCAAAGCCACATTTTGCAAAGCTATTGGAATTGAACAAGGATACATCTAAAGATATTATGAACCAAATGTATATTAATCATGCAGCGATTCGGTATTATATAGAAACCAAGCAGTCGGATAAAGCATATTCTTTTTTGATTGACCAAGATAAAATTTCTCGTAGTGTTTCCAATAAAAAAATGCTTTATGAAAACTATTTGACATGGTTTAAGGCCGACTCTGCCATAGGCAACCTTTCTGAAGCAATCAAGCATTACAAATTATACAAGGTATATTCCGATTCGGTAATGAATGCCCAAAAAGCCAAACAGATTTCTAACTTACAAATTCAATTCGATACAGAACAGAAAGACAAGAATATCCTATTTTTAACCCAAAAAAATGAACTACAAAACGCTACTATTCGCAACGATAGAATCATAAAGACTATCTCGATAAGCGGTACAATTGTATTGATATTACTGTTGTTGTTAGGTTATAACCGTTATCAACTCAAACAAAAAAACAATCTGCAATTAGAGCAAAAACAGAAGGAAATCAACCAACAAAACGACTTACTCAAGCGGTTGCTGAACGAAAAAGAATGGCTTATCCGAGAAATACATCATCGAGTAAAGAATAATTTGCAGATAGTGATTAGCCTATTGAATACGCAGTCGGCACATTTACAAAATTTGGATGCCCTCGAAGCCATTCAGAATAGTCAGCATCGAATGCACGCTATATCATTGATACATCAAAAACTGTATCAAACCGAAAATCTGGCAACAATAGATATGGAGTGGTATATTTGGGAATTGGTTTCGTACACCAAAGAGAGTTTTATGCTCGACAAAAAGCTAAGTTTTGATTTAGTAACCGAGCCAATAACGCTCGATGTTGGTCAAGCAGTACCCATTGGTCTTATTCTAAACGAAGCCATTAGCAATGCTGTCAAATATGCTTTTCCAACCAAAGAAGGTCAGATAAAAATTATTTTGAAAGCCGTTTCTGAAAAATGTTGCAAGCTCTCTATCTCCGACAATGGGGTTGGTTTACCAGAAGGTTTTGATATTACAGAAAGCGATTCATTGGGTATGAGTTTGATGCGAGGACTAAGCGAACAAATAGAAGGAATTTTTGATATTCAAAACCAACAAGGCTTGACCATTACCGTTATTTTTCCAATCAAAACCGAATTGGAACACTCTATTGTACATAGTTAA
- a CDS encoding sigma-54-dependent transcriptional regulator, translating to MIKKDKILIVEDEFIVAYDLKIMLTKAGYLVAGIATSVERARQLIEQKKPDWVLLDIILKGDETGIDLARELLQKRIPFLFISANTDQTTLEAAKATQPYGFLVKPFRERDLFVMLDIARYRYGVEMGTIYDTPSENQKTVVEIEGIIGNSKVLLDSLEKIKIVAPTNTSVIILGESGTGKERVAQAIHQQSARKNQSLVTINCAALPFNLIESELFGHEKGAFTGANQKRIGKFEQAHGGTIFLDEIGELPLDAQVKLLRVLQEKEIERIGSDATIKVDVRIIAATNRNLEQEVSEGRFRLDLYYRLNVFPIALPALRERKEDIPLLTHYFLKKINACTGRKITRISDSAMQKLQAYDWPGNIRELEHLIERSVLLAQNQEIVDIHLPNTPKFQAKRLPAEEVIDTMDDMEREHILKALRNCQGKVSGIGGAAEALGMSPQTLYARIKKLGIKMGYT from the coding sequence ATGATAAAAAAAGATAAAATACTGATTGTTGAAGACGAGTTTATTGTGGCTTATGATTTAAAAATAATGCTCACAAAAGCAGGCTATTTGGTAGCAGGAATTGCCACTTCGGTAGAACGTGCCAGACAGCTCATAGAACAAAAAAAACCTGACTGGGTATTATTGGATATTATCTTGAAAGGTGATGAAACTGGCATTGATTTGGCCCGTGAGCTTTTACAAAAAAGAATTCCCTTTTTATTTATTTCGGCCAATACCGACCAAACTACCCTAGAGGCTGCCAAAGCAACACAACCTTATGGTTTTTTGGTAAAGCCCTTTCGAGAACGAGACTTATTTGTGATGCTTGATATAGCCCGATACCGCTATGGCGTTGAAATGGGTACTATCTATGACACCCCTAGCGAAAATCAAAAAACTGTTGTTGAGATAGAAGGGATTATTGGTAATAGTAAGGTTTTGTTGGACTCTTTAGAGAAAATTAAAATTGTAGCACCGACCAATACATCAGTTATTATCTTGGGCGAAAGTGGTACAGGCAAAGAACGAGTAGCACAGGCTATTCACCAACAATCTGCTCGTAAAAATCAGTCATTAGTAACAATTAATTGTGCTGCCTTACCTTTTAATCTCATAGAATCAGAACTTTTTGGTCATGAAAAAGGAGCTTTTACTGGGGCTAATCAAAAACGTATAGGGAAATTTGAACAAGCTCATGGAGGAACTATTTTTTTGGACGAAATAGGAGAATTACCCTTAGATGCCCAAGTAAAATTGCTACGAGTATTACAAGAAAAAGAAATAGAACGAATCGGAAGTGACGCAACTATCAAAGTGGACGTTCGTATTATTGCAGCTACCAATCGAAACCTTGAACAAGAGGTATCGGAAGGGCGTTTTCGTTTGGATTTATACTATCGTTTAAATGTATTTCCGATAGCGTTACCTGCTCTTCGTGAACGCAAAGAAGATATTCCATTATTGACGCACTATTTCCTAAAAAAAATCAATGCTTGTACAGGACGAAAAATCACTCGAATTAGTGATTCGGCCATGCAAAAGCTTCAAGCTTACGATTGGCCTGGTAATATTCGCGAACTCGAACACCTGATTGAACGGAGTGTGCTATTGGCACAAAATCAGGAAATTGTAGATATTCACTTACCTAATACACCCAAGTTTCAAGCTAAAAGACTGCCTGCCGAGGAGGTAATTGATACGATGGATGATATGGAGCGAGAACATATTTTAAAAGCACTAAGGAACTGTCAGGGAAAAGTGTCGGGTATAGGAGGGGCTGCCGAAGCATTGGGAATGTCGCCCCAAACATTGTATGCAAGAATCAAAAAATTAGGTATCAAAATGGGCTATACCTAA
- a CDS encoding sigma 54-interacting transcriptional regulator, translating to MPKKPQSPPLNYHDSSQKVSLILLSLGNRMVLAEHLDEIDSILQKLLPQLCEDAFYTLCLLNQERNTYRILLSNTTSNSSDNPTVIIASQDSVFFSQQVEVFNTKLLVKKEQTPWYAQQWLRLGLIETLAIPLYDGRKTNGVVFVHSQQQGQFSAYLIDILSGVARLVGLGIQKLLAQKQVQELQGEIKTPTIAPAPKPIATPMANHIIGKSLALQEVLQLVTQVASSVSTVLLLGETGTGKELIAKAIHEASPRKSRNMVKLNCAAIPAHLLESELFGHEKGSFTGATDQRIGKFELAQNSTLFLDEIGELPLELQLKLLRVLQEKEMERIGGRQTIKLDVRIIAATSRHLEEEIGAGRFRADLYYRLNIFPIMIPPLRKRKEDIPLLVNYFIEKYAQISHKNITGISAKALEELLVHPWLGNIRELEHLIERSVLLSNSPIINKVDLPTIPQNRAFEIKTLATIEREHIVQVLQWCNGRIFGANGAAIRLDLPATTLISKMKKLGIKKEHFLDTP from the coding sequence ATGCCCAAAAAGCCCCAATCTCCTCCTCTGAACTATCATGACAGTAGCCAAAAAGTATCACTGATATTGCTTTCTCTCGGTAATAGAATGGTACTAGCCGAGCATCTGGATGAAATTGATAGCATTCTCCAAAAACTACTGCCTCAATTGTGTGAAGATGCTTTTTATACTTTATGCTTGCTCAATCAAGAAAGAAATACTTATCGTATTTTGCTGAGTAATACTACCTCCAACAGTTCTGATAACCCAACAGTCATAATAGCATCGCAAGACTCTGTTTTTTTCTCTCAACAAGTTGAGGTTTTCAATACAAAACTCTTGGTAAAAAAAGAGCAAACACCTTGGTACGCTCAACAATGGCTACGGCTGGGGCTTATCGAAACCTTGGCAATTCCGCTTTATGATGGACGCAAGACAAACGGGGTGGTGTTTGTTCATTCGCAACAACAAGGCCAATTTTCAGCATATCTTATTGACATACTATCGGGAGTAGCTCGTTTGGTAGGCTTGGGAATTCAAAAACTTCTTGCCCAAAAACAGGTTCAGGAACTTCAGGGCGAAATAAAAACGCCAACGATAGCCCCTGCTCCCAAACCTATAGCTACCCCTATGGCGAACCATATTATTGGAAAATCATTGGCTCTCCAAGAGGTTTTGCAATTGGTAACCCAAGTGGCTAGTTCAGTTTCGACGGTATTACTTTTGGGCGAAACAGGTACAGGTAAAGAGCTGATAGCCAAGGCCATTCATGAAGCTTCACCTCGAAAAAGTAGAAACATGGTAAAGCTTAATTGTGCGGCTATCCCAGCTCACTTGCTTGAAAGCGAACTGTTTGGCCATGAAAAAGGGAGTTTTACAGGAGCTACCGACCAAAGAATCGGGAAGTTTGAATTAGCCCAAAATAGTACGCTATTTTTGGATGAAATCGGCGAGTTACCACTTGAATTACAGCTAAAACTTTTGCGAGTTTTACAGGAAAAAGAAATGGAACGGATTGGTGGACGGCAAACCATCAAACTGGATGTTCGTATTATTGCAGCCACAAGCCGCCACCTAGAAGAAGAAATTGGAGCAGGGCGATTCCGTGCAGATTTGTATTATCGCTTAAATATTTTTCCGATTATGATACCTCCTCTGCGTAAACGCAAAGAAGATATTCCGTTATTGGTCAATTATTTTATAGAAAAATACGCTCAAATAAGTCATAAAAATATTACGGGTATTTCTGCTAAAGCCCTAGAAGAACTTTTGGTACACCCTTGGCTTGGTAATATCCGTGAACTAGAACACCTAATAGAACGTAGTGTTTTACTAAGCAATAGCCCCATTATCAATAAAGTAGACTTGCCTACTATACCTCAAAACAGAGCATTTGAAATAAAAACATTAGCTACTATAGAGCGTGAGCATATCGTGCAAGTACTTCAATGGTGTAATGGCAGAATTTTTGGGGCCAATGGTGCAGCCATTAGGCTTGATTTACCTGCTACTACGCTGATTTCAAAAATGAAAAAATTGGGTATTAAGAAAGAACATTTTCTCGATACTCCATAA
- a CDS encoding AraC family transcriptional regulator, whose product MDKKYAPQTQALTNMRQLQTLVEHRSTFSLNHCELNIFETHQKSERVSLKFDNLVFTAMLRGKKVMNLFGNKPFEYLPGESVVVPSHEEMIIDFPEASLQSPTQCIALAIDKEKIKETIDLLNEKYAKVETHESWNIDLNKFHIKNSLEMANTIDRLVYVSKENNVSKDIFANFALQELLLRLMQTQARVLIFDNYMQYINTNRFAHVVRYIKENLAENLTIEKLSDMACMSKAHFFRSFKREFGLSPVEYIIQERVKLAKKILADPMMSITDASFRVGFQNVNYFCTIFKKYEGTTPTYFKKSISMLKAS is encoded by the coding sequence ATGGATAAAAAATATGCCCCCCAAACACAAGCACTGACCAATATGCGTCAGCTTCAAACCTTGGTAGAGCATCGCTCTACCTTTAGTTTGAATCACTGTGAGCTTAACATATTTGAAACCCATCAAAAAAGCGAACGTGTAAGCCTCAAGTTCGATAACCTTGTATTTACAGCTATGCTACGAGGCAAAAAAGTAATGAACTTGTTTGGCAATAAGCCTTTTGAATACCTCCCTGGCGAATCGGTAGTAGTACCTTCCCATGAAGAAATGATTATTGATTTTCCTGAGGCTAGTTTGCAGTCGCCTACACAATGTATTGCCTTGGCTATCGACAAAGAGAAAATCAAGGAAACCATAGATTTGCTTAATGAAAAATATGCAAAAGTAGAAACCCACGAATCTTGGAATATAGATTTGAATAAGTTTCATATCAAAAATAGCCTTGAAATGGCCAATACTATTGATAGGCTGGTATATGTATCGAAAGAAAATAATGTTTCAAAAGATATTTTTGCCAATTTTGCTCTGCAAGAGTTATTACTACGTTTGATGCAAACTCAGGCTCGTGTTTTGATTTTTGATAACTATATGCAGTATATCAATACCAACCGCTTTGCTCATGTGGTTAGGTATATCAAAGAAAACCTTGCCGAAAACCTGACCATTGAAAAACTTAGCGATATGGCCTGTATGAGTAAAGCTCATTTCTTCAGGAGTTTCAAGCGTGAGTTTGGGCTAAGTCCTGTAGAATATATTATTCAAGAAAGGGTAAAATTGGCTAAAAAAATCCTTGCCGACCCTATGATGAGTATTACTGATGCTAGCTTTAGGGTAGGTTTTCAGAATGTCAATTATTTCTGTACTATTTTCAAAAAATACGAAGGCACAACGCCTACTTACTTCAAAAAGAGTATTTCGATGCTAAAAGCTTCATAA
- a CDS encoding aldehyde dehydrogenase family protein, with the protein METVVETSNLVARPQFKERYENFIGGEWVSPIKGEYFQNISPVDGNAFTEVARSTKEDVELALDAAHKAFETWSRSSATYRSNILLKIADVMEANLAYLAAVETVDNGKPVRETMAADIPLAIDHFRYFAGCLRADEGSISELDSDTLSIQIHEPIGVVAQIIPWNFPLLMAAWKLCPALAAGCTVVMKPAEQTPVGILVLMELLKDVLPAGVVNIITGFGPEAGKPLAQSPRVSKVAFTGETSTGRLILQYASENIVPVTMELGGKSANIFFPSIMDADDEFFDKCLEGASMFALNQGEVCTCPSRILVHESIYEKFIERVIERVEKIQMGHPLDKSTMMGAQASKEQFQKILGYIEVGQDEGAELLTGGTAQYVDGLPDGYYIKPTLFKGHNKMRIFQEEIFGPVASVATFKTTEEAIAIANDSLYGLGAGVWTRDAHELFTVPRELQAGRVWVNCYHAYPAHASFGGYKKSGFGRETHKMSLNQYRQTKNILLSNNKNKLGFF; encoded by the coding sequence ATGGAAACCGTTGTAGAAACCAGTAATTTAGTCGCTCGTCCTCAGTTCAAAGAAAGATATGAAAACTTTATTGGTGGGGAATGGGTATCGCCTATTAAAGGGGAATATTTTCAGAATATTTCACCTGTAGACGGCAATGCTTTTACAGAAGTAGCACGCTCAACCAAAGAAGATGTTGAATTGGCGTTGGATGCTGCTCATAAAGCTTTTGAAACGTGGTCGCGCAGTTCGGCTACTTATAGAAGTAATATATTATTGAAAATTGCCGACGTTATGGAGGCTAATTTAGCATATTTGGCAGCAGTAGAAACCGTAGATAACGGCAAGCCTGTTCGTGAAACTATGGCGGCAGATATTCCTTTGGCTATCGACCATTTCAGGTATTTTGCAGGTTGCTTGCGTGCCGATGAAGGTAGTATTTCTGAATTAGACTCAGATACGCTTTCTATCCAAATTCATGAGCCTATTGGGGTGGTTGCTCAAATCATTCCTTGGAACTTCCCTTTATTGATGGCCGCCTGGAAACTCTGCCCAGCATTGGCAGCAGGATGTACAGTAGTAATGAAACCTGCCGAGCAAACGCCAGTAGGTATCTTGGTACTAATGGAACTCCTCAAAGATGTGCTTCCTGCGGGGGTTGTTAATATTATTACTGGATTTGGCCCAGAAGCAGGCAAGCCATTGGCTCAGTCGCCACGGGTATCGAAAGTAGCCTTTACAGGTGAAACTTCTACGGGGCGTTTGATTTTACAATATGCTTCCGAAAATATTGTTCCTGTAACGATGGAATTGGGCGGTAAATCTGCTAATATTTTCTTCCCAAGTATTATGGATGCCGACGACGAGTTCTTCGATAAGTGCTTGGAAGGTGCTAGTATGTTTGCCTTAAATCAGGGCGAAGTGTGTACTTGCCCTTCAAGAATCTTGGTACACGAAAGTATCTACGAGAAGTTTATTGAAAGGGTGATTGAACGTGTTGAAAAAATTCAAATGGGGCATCCTCTCGACAAATCTACAATGATGGGAGCTCAGGCATCAAAAGAGCAATTCCAGAAAATTTTAGGATATATCGAAGTTGGACAAGACGAAGGCGCTGAATTGCTTACGGGTGGTACTGCCCAATATGTAGATGGCTTGCCTGATGGCTATTATATCAAGCCAACGTTGTTTAAGGGACATAACAAAATGCGTATTTTCCAGGAAGAAATTTTTGGCCCTGTAGCATCTGTTGCCACCTTCAAAACTACCGAAGAGGCCATAGCTATTGCCAATGATAGTCTTTATGGCTTGGGTGCTGGTGTATGGACACGCGACGCTCATGAGCTATTTACTGTACCTCGTGAATTGCAAGCAGGTAGGGTTTGGGTAAACTGCTATCATGCTTATCCTGCTCATGCTTCGTTTGGTGGATACAAAAAATCTGGTTTTGGCCGTGAAACCCACAAAATGTCGTTGAATCAATATCGACAAACTAAAAATATCTTGTTGTCAAATAACAAAAACAAGCTTGGGTTCTTCTAA